A section of the Metabacillus endolithicus genome encodes:
- the cbiT gene encoding precorrin-6Y C5,15-methyltransferase (decarboxylating) subunit CbiT, with amino-acid sequence MEFSPLNIVILKKTSKVKSWTIGIDDEEFHQRKPEKGLLTKKEIRTLSLSELKLSKNSVVWDIGTCTGSVAIEACLIANEGQVFAIEKNDHDLENCRLNMRKFRTDFTVVQGKAPEHLEAFPNPDAIFIGGTAGGMEEILSVCCSRLNKGGRIVLNAVTIENLYQAVEGFKRNGFEVNITLSQISRSKPILNLTRFDALNPIYIITAQHKEGE; translated from the coding sequence ATGGAGTTTTCTCCACTTAATATTGTTATTTTGAAAAAAACATCGAAAGTGAAATCTTGGACTATAGGCATTGATGATGAAGAATTTCATCAAAGAAAGCCTGAAAAAGGTCTTTTAACTAAAAAAGAAATAAGAACACTTAGCTTAAGTGAATTAAAGCTTTCAAAAAACAGTGTTGTGTGGGATATCGGTACTTGCACAGGTTCTGTTGCCATTGAGGCTTGTTTAATTGCAAATGAAGGACAAGTATTTGCCATTGAAAAAAATGATCACGACTTAGAAAATTGTCGGTTAAATATGCGGAAATTCAGAACAGATTTTACGGTTGTTCAAGGAAAAGCTCCCGAACACTTAGAAGCATTCCCTAATCCAGATGCTATTTTCATTGGTGGAACAGCTGGTGGCATGGAAGAAATTCTTTCAGTTTGCTGCTCACGACTTAACAAGGGTGGAAGAATTGTGCTAAATGCAGTCACCATTGAAAATTTATATCAAGCGGTTGAAGGTTTCAAGCGTAACGGTTTTGAGGTCAACATAACACTCTCACAAATTTCTAGAAGTAAACCAATATTAAATCTTACGCGTTTTGACGCGTTGAACCCGATCTATATTATCACAGCACAACATAAGGAAGGGGAATAA
- the cobM gene encoding precorrin-4 C(11)-methyltransferase: protein MKITIIGAGPGDPDLITVKGLKLLQEADVVLYADSLVSSELIEKAKSDAEVIKTAGMHLEEMVEVMVDRVQEGKKVVRVHTGDPAVYGAIMEQIAILNKQDVHVEIIPGVSSVFASAAALGAELTIPELTQTVILTRAEGRTPVPDAEKLKDLAKHNCTIALFLSATLTKKIVKEFLDAGWSKDTPVGVVYKATWPDQKIVRSTLEHLDDDMRTNGIRKQAMILAGWALDPDIHHKDFKSKLYDKAFTHGYRKGVKE from the coding sequence ATGAAAATCACAATTATAGGAGCCGGTCCGGGAGATCCTGATTTAATTACGGTCAAAGGCTTAAAGCTTCTTCAAGAAGCTGATGTTGTCTTATATGCAGATTCATTAGTAAGCAGTGAATTGATCGAGAAGGCAAAGTCTGATGCGGAAGTAATTAAAACAGCTGGCATGCATTTAGAGGAAATGGTTGAGGTGATGGTTGATCGCGTCCAAGAGGGTAAAAAGGTCGTGCGTGTTCATACAGGTGACCCGGCAGTATATGGTGCGATTATGGAGCAGATTGCGATTTTAAATAAACAAGATGTTCACGTTGAAATCATTCCTGGAGTAAGCTCGGTTTTTGCTTCAGCTGCAGCTTTAGGTGCTGAGTTAACAATTCCTGAGTTAACACAAACGGTTATTCTTACCCGTGCAGAAGGGAGAACACCTGTTCCTGATGCCGAGAAATTAAAGGATTTAGCGAAACACAACTGTACAATTGCACTATTTTTAAGTGCAACACTTACAAAAAAAATTGTGAAAGAATTTTTAGATGCAGGCTGGAGCAAGGATACACCAGTTGGGGTCGTGTACAAAGCAACATGGCCAGATCAAAAAATTGTTCGTTCCACACTTGAGCATCTTGATGATGATATGCGCACAAACGGCATCCGTAAACAAGCAATGATTCTAGCAGGCTGGGCACTTGATCCAGACATTCATCATAAAGATTTTAAATCAAAGCTTTATGATAAAGCGTTCACTCATGGCTATCGTAAAGGAGTGAAAGAATGA
- a CDS encoding cobalt-precorrin 5A hydrolase produces the protein MTLVLEEGKILDLKQTGQYAVIAITKHGVELARHLTANFHQTDLYYMSKFEKGDEDDRNITLFEGNVRMLLPTLFQTYKGIIMIISLGAVVRMIAPILKDKKTDPAVVVIDDKGNHVISVLSGHLGGANELTREVAELLKATPVITTASDVQKTIPVDLFGSRFGWVWESAEKLTPVSASVVNEEHVAIVQESGEKEWWTYDTPLPETLKIYQNIQDAISSKPQAALVVTHRNLTEAESVILQNGVLYRPKVLVLGIGCNRGTSKEEIEQVIEETLQELQFSLKSVKAICSIDLKKDEQGIIDVAQKHQWEFTCYSAEELNSVQIELPSETVYKFTGAYGVSEPAARLYSGASSLSLTKKKSGNVTISVAVIPY, from the coding sequence ATGACGCTCGTCTTAGAAGAAGGAAAAATTTTGGATCTAAAGCAAACAGGTCAATATGCTGTGATTGCCATTACAAAGCATGGAGTGGAGTTAGCTCGTCATCTTACTGCTAATTTTCATCAAACTGACTTGTATTATATGAGCAAATTTGAAAAAGGAGACGAAGATGACCGGAATATTACTCTTTTTGAGGGAAATGTCCGCATGCTGCTTCCAACCCTTTTTCAAACATATAAAGGTATCATTATGATCATTTCTTTAGGAGCTGTTGTTCGAATGATTGCTCCTATTTTAAAAGATAAAAAAACAGATCCGGCTGTTGTTGTTATAGATGATAAAGGCAATCATGTTATCAGTGTTCTTTCAGGTCATTTAGGTGGGGCCAATGAGCTAACAAGAGAAGTGGCTGAATTATTAAAAGCAACACCGGTTATTACCACAGCATCTGATGTTCAAAAAACCATTCCAGTTGATTTATTTGGAAGTCGGTTCGGCTGGGTATGGGAGAGCGCAGAAAAATTAACACCTGTTAGTGCTTCTGTTGTAAATGAAGAGCATGTTGCCATTGTTCAAGAATCAGGTGAAAAAGAATGGTGGACATATGATACTCCTCTACCAGAAACATTAAAAATTTATCAGAATATTCAAGACGCAATCTCGTCAAAGCCTCAAGCAGCACTTGTTGTGACACACCGAAACCTAACAGAAGCTGAAAGTGTAATCTTACAAAATGGGGTTCTTTACCGACCAAAGGTTCTCGTTCTTGGTATTGGGTGTAATCGGGGCACATCAAAGGAAGAAATTGAACAGGTGATTGAGGAAACATTGCAGGAGTTACAGTTTTCGCTGAAAAGTGTGAAAGCAATTTGCTCAATTGATTTGAAAAAAGATGAACAAGGCATTATTGATGTTGCACAGAAACATCAATGGGAATTTACCTGTTATTCGGCTGAAGAACTCAATTCTGTACAGATTGAGCTTCCTTCAGAAACTGTCTATAAATTTACAGGTGCATACGGAGTTAGTGAACCGGCTGCCCGCTTATATAGTGGGGCATCATCACTTTCACTAACAAAGAAAAAATCAGGAAATGTAACGATTTCTGTTGCCGTTATTCCTTATTAG
- a CDS encoding cobyrinate a,c-diamide synthase — MTERRIVIAGTGSGVGKTTLTIGLMSALRKKGLTVQGFKCGPDYIDPSYHTAVTNRVSRNLDSWMLSEEKVLDIFSHGSKGADISIMEGVMGFYDGKDPRTNVGSTAEISMITESPVLLVVNCASMARSAAAIVKGFQMLSEGPNIVGVIANKVGSEGHFKLVKTAIEQECDVPVIGYLKRENDIEIPERHLGLIPSIERGELDSFFDKLGELVLETVDIDRLLTLSEAEPIQHKSISSLFDKKKATSVKIAVAKDAAFNFYYPENLEILETQGAELLYFSPLANEALPEGADGLYIGGGFPEEFASELSENNAAKSSIKKAIEQGLPTLAECGGFMYLTNSIETSEENRYEMVGVISGEVKMHTKRVALGYRDITGRKGNFLINENQKARGHEFHYSTFEPHSDVTHAYETKGMRGTKLEGCLTHNLVAGYTHFHFASCPEMVENWITFCKEIKAYG; from the coding sequence GTGACTGAACGTAGAATTGTCATTGCTGGAACCGGTAGTGGTGTTGGAAAAACAACGCTAACAATTGGGTTAATGTCAGCATTAAGAAAAAAAGGCTTAACAGTGCAAGGCTTTAAATGCGGACCAGATTATATTGATCCCTCTTATCATACAGCTGTTACAAACCGTGTTTCTCGAAATCTTGATAGCTGGATGCTGTCAGAAGAAAAGGTGCTAGACATCTTTTCTCATGGAAGTAAAGGCGCAGACATCTCCATTATGGAGGGTGTGATGGGGTTTTATGATGGAAAAGACCCACGAACAAACGTAGGAAGTACAGCCGAAATTAGTATGATCACAGAAAGCCCTGTTTTGTTGGTCGTTAATTGTGCAAGTATGGCTCGAAGTGCTGCGGCAATTGTTAAAGGATTTCAAATGCTTTCTGAAGGTCCTAATATCGTGGGTGTTATTGCAAATAAAGTTGGAAGTGAAGGTCACTTTAAGCTTGTCAAAACAGCAATTGAGCAGGAATGTGATGTTCCTGTTATCGGATATTTAAAAAGAGAAAATGATATTGAAATACCTGAACGACATCTCGGCCTTATTCCTTCCATTGAAAGAGGAGAATTAGATTCTTTCTTTGACAAATTAGGTGAATTGGTACTCGAAACCGTCGACATTGACAGATTGCTTACTTTATCTGAAGCAGAACCAATTCAACATAAATCAATCTCTTCTCTTTTCGATAAAAAGAAAGCAACTTCAGTAAAGATTGCTGTAGCAAAAGATGCCGCCTTTAATTTCTATTATCCTGAAAATCTCGAAATCTTGGAAACTCAAGGTGCTGAGCTCCTATATTTTTCACCACTTGCAAATGAAGCATTACCTGAAGGTGCAGATGGTCTCTACATTGGTGGTGGTTTTCCTGAGGAATTTGCTAGTGAGCTTTCTGAGAACAATGCAGCAAAGTCATCCATAAAGAAGGCGATTGAGCAAGGTTTACCAACACTTGCTGAATGTGGTGGATTTATGTATTTAACAAATTCCATTGAAACAAGTGAAGAAAATCGTTATGAAATGGTTGGAGTCATCTCAGGTGAAGTCAAAATGCACACAAAAAGAGTGGCATTAGGCTACCGAGATATTACTGGTCGAAAAGGAAATTTCCTTATCAATGAAAATCAAAAAGCACGAGGTCATGAATTTCATTATTCAACTTTTGAACCACACTCTGACGTTACGCATGCTTATGAAACAAAAGGCATGAGAGGAACTAAGCTTGAAGGCTGTTTAACTCATAATCTTGTTGCAGGGTACACACATTTTCACTTTGCTTCTTGTCCTGAAATGGTCGAGAACTGGATCACCTTTTGTAAGGAAATCAAAGCATATGGGTAA
- the cobT gene encoding nicotinate-nucleotide--dimethylbenzimidazole phosphoribosyltransferase has translation MIHTYNDIPPLDKRVGKRVRAYIDTLTKPPGSLGRLEAIAIELAEMTGKPFPTVTPPGVIIFAADHGVTEEGVSAFPQNVTAQMVQNFLNGGAAINVFSRQIQAMFEIVDVGVAEDIESSELVQKKVRYGTANFCKQDAMTRQEAEKAIEIGYERAQTMIAKGIKCLIVGEMGIGNTTASSAILSVILNQNLDELVGIGTGISEEGRKVKQQVIERSIKARQPNPNDPLDVLSKVGGLEIAAMAGAMLAAAENRIPILVDGFICSTAAVIAKCIHPTAADYMFIGHRSVEKGHSRAIRFLEKEPLLQLGLRLGEGSGAAVAFPILQSSTNMLNEMATFQSAGISNKNEKRREGEF, from the coding sequence TTGATTCACACATATAATGACATTCCACCTCTTGATAAACGAGTAGGAAAAAGGGTTCGTGCCTATATCGACACATTAACAAAACCCCCCGGTAGTCTTGGACGATTAGAAGCAATTGCGATTGAGCTAGCCGAAATGACTGGTAAGCCTTTTCCAACTGTCACACCACCAGGGGTTATTATATTTGCCGCTGATCATGGTGTAACAGAAGAAGGGGTATCTGCATTTCCTCAAAATGTTACAGCTCAGATGGTTCAAAACTTCTTAAACGGTGGTGCAGCGATAAATGTGTTTTCACGACAAATTCAAGCGATGTTTGAAATTGTGGATGTAGGTGTTGCCGAAGATATTGAATCAAGTGAACTTGTTCAAAAAAAGGTAAGGTACGGAACAGCTAATTTTTGTAAGCAAGATGCTATGACAAGACAAGAAGCTGAAAAAGCCATTGAAATTGGCTATGAACGAGCACAAACAATGATAGCAAAAGGGATAAAATGCTTAATTGTTGGCGAAATGGGAATTGGGAACACCACGGCTAGCAGCGCCATTCTTTCCGTGATTCTTAATCAAAATTTAGATGAACTTGTTGGAATCGGAACAGGTATTTCAGAAGAAGGACGCAAAGTAAAACAACAGGTCATTGAACGAAGTATCAAAGCTCGTCAACCTAATCCAAATGATCCACTCGATGTTCTGTCAAAGGTTGGAGGATTAGAAATAGCAGCAATGGCAGGTGCGATGCTGGCTGCGGCGGAAAATCGGATTCCGATTCTTGTTGATGGATTTATTTGTTCAACAGCGGCTGTTATTGCCAAATGTATTCACCCAACTGCAGCCGACTATATGTTCATCGGTCATCGCTCAGTCGAAAAAGGTCACAGTAGGGCTATTCGTTTTTTAGAAAAAGAACCACTTCTTCAATTAGGTTTGCGGTTAGGAGAAGGATCTGGAGCTGCTGTTGCTTTTCCCATTTTACAATCATCAACAAACATGCTAAATGAGATGGCTACATTTCAATCAGCGGGAATATCCAACAAGAATGAAAAAAGAAGAGAGGGAGAATTTTGA
- the cobA gene encoding uroporphyrinogen-III C-methyltransferase, which produces MTKGTVYLVGAGPGDHKLITVYGLECIQKSDVILYDRLVNKRLLDHAKPEAELIFCGKLPGKHELIQEQINDLLVEKSLQGKVVTRLKGGDPSVFGRVGEEAEVLAEQNIKFEIVPGITSGIAAPTYAGITVTHRDYASSFAIVTGHGRAEKKQDSINWSALAQGIDTIAFYMGVGNLHYICEKLIENGKNSHTPVAVIQWGTTEKQRTVTGTLNTIEEIVKKAGIEHPSIIIVGEVVNLREKIKWFNEMEASSNNEEEKYVNH; this is translated from the coding sequence TTGACCAAAGGAACCGTGTATCTGGTAGGAGCAGGACCTGGGGATCATAAATTAATTACCGTCTACGGATTAGAATGTATCCAAAAATCAGATGTGATTTTATATGATCGCTTAGTAAATAAAAGATTGTTAGACCACGCAAAGCCTGAGGCAGAACTCATTTTTTGTGGAAAGCTTCCTGGAAAGCATGAACTTATTCAAGAGCAAATCAATGATCTGCTTGTAGAAAAATCATTACAAGGGAAAGTTGTTACTCGTTTAAAAGGAGGCGATCCCTCTGTATTTGGACGTGTCGGAGAAGAAGCAGAGGTACTAGCCGAACAAAATATTAAGTTTGAAATTGTGCCTGGAATCACATCAGGAATTGCTGCACCTACATATGCGGGAATTACCGTCACACACCGGGATTATGCTTCATCATTCGCTATTGTAACAGGCCATGGTCGGGCAGAAAAGAAACAGGACAGTATTAATTGGTCAGCTCTTGCACAAGGAATTGATACAATTGCTTTTTACATGGGTGTTGGAAATTTACACTATATATGCGAAAAGCTTATTGAAAATGGCAAAAACAGTCACACACCTGTTGCGGTCATCCAGTGGGGAACAACAGAGAAACAGCGAACGGTTACTGGCACATTAAATACAATTGAAGAAATCGTTAAGAAAGCAGGAATTGAACATCCATCCATCATCATTGTTGGTGAAGTTGTTAACCTCCGTGAAAAGATTAAATGGTTCAATGAAATGGAAGCTTCAAGTAATAACGAGGAGGAGAAGTATGTCAATCATTAG
- a CDS encoding nitroreductase family protein, translating into MSIISELKTRRAIRDYRDQDVEDEKINVLLEAATWAPNDRMREPWSFYVIKGEAKDRYEALAKEYLEERFPTKPHLVESSIKVLTSTPVHIVVTSDVVPGDDDATKDNEYAVCCAIHSMWLAAKELGLGFVWRTRGVGLVHDERLHQFIGAPENKKVIGNIFIGYPNEDSLQKMKEPKRTSYEEKTIWL; encoded by the coding sequence ATGTCAATCATTAGTGAGTTAAAAACACGTCGAGCAATACGAGATTACCGTGATCAAGATGTAGAAGATGAAAAAATCAATGTGCTGCTAGAAGCGGCAACATGGGCTCCAAACGACCGAATGAGAGAGCCATGGAGTTTTTATGTGATCAAGGGTGAGGCAAAAGACAGATATGAAGCTCTTGCTAAGGAATATTTAGAGGAACGATTTCCAACGAAGCCACATTTAGTTGAAAGTTCTATTAAAGTGTTAACCTCAACACCTGTTCATATCGTTGTCACTTCTGATGTTGTACCAGGAGATGATGACGCTACAAAAGATAATGAATATGCCGTTTGTTGTGCGATTCATTCCATGTGGCTTGCTGCCAAAGAGCTTGGACTTGGTTTTGTTTGGCGTACAAGAGGTGTTGGTCTTGTTCATGATGAGCGCCTTCATCAATTTATCGGTGCACCGGAAAACAAAAAGGTGATTGGAAACATTTTTATCGGATATCCGAATGAAGACTCTCTCCAAAAAATGAAAGAACCAAAAAGAACGTCATATGAAGAAAAAACAATTTGGTTGTAG